Proteins from one Panicum virgatum strain AP13 chromosome 7K, P.virgatum_v5, whole genome shotgun sequence genomic window:
- the LOC120640094 gene encoding protein NRT1/ PTR FAMILY 1.2-like has product MVMTFVLQSSSFGVLQAATMDRHIGTTRFQIPAGSILIIEIMTFRVWSGYYDSYILPLLRGFTGRQRVLKLKQRMGIGLFLAVVSMAVASAVEYVLMGLADAFGSIAQIEFYYAVLPKSMGSFVLVLLFFGGGVASIMGTVILKFVNVVTGRGGVVPWISDDLNLGRYDCYYLLLAVLGALDLVYFIVCAYVFNETMQNVTLEAGADGEAEETVQFRG; this is encoded by the exons ATGGTGATGACGTTCGTGCTGCAGAGCTCCTCATTCGGGGTTCTGCAAGCAGCCACCATGGATCGTCATATCGGCACAACGAGATTCCAGATACCAGCAGGCTCCATCTTAATCATTGAGATCATGACCTTCAGGGTGTGGTCAGGCTACTACGACTCCTACATACTCCCCCTGCTCAGGGGGTTCACGGGGCGGCAACGCGTGCTCAAGCTGAAACAGCGCATGGGCATCGGCTTGTTTCTGGCCGTCGTGTCCATGGCGGTGGCGTCGGCAGTGGAG TACGTGCTCATGGGGCTCGCGGATGCGTTCGGCAGCATTGCGCAGATCGAGTTCTACTACGCGGTGCTCCCCAAGTCTATGGGCAGCTTCGTGCTGGTGCTGCTCTTCTTCGGCGGCGGAGTTGCGAGCATCATGGGGACCGTGATCCTCAAGTTCGTGAACGTGGTCACCGGCAGGGGTGGGGTGGTCCCGTGGATCTCCGACGACCTGAACCTGGGTCGCTACGACTGCTACTACCTATTGCTCGCAGTTCTTGGCGCCTTGGACCTGGTCTACTTCATCGTTTGCGCTTACGTTTTCAATGAGACAATGCAGAACGTGACACTGGAAGCGGGTGCTGATGGCGAAGCAGAAGAAACAGTACAGTTTCGAGGCTAG